One Eublepharis macularius isolate TG4126 chromosome 6, MPM_Emac_v1.0, whole genome shotgun sequence DNA segment encodes these proteins:
- the MRPL47 gene encoding 39S ribosomal protein L47, mitochondrial, with translation MMAMAALCRRFSGVLRLAGVASSRLTHHVLQKETAKVEAFPLCALLHTSRPLKGLEEFFDDPKNWGEREVKSGDSWTVEQLRGKSSEDLHKLWYVMLKERNMLLTMEQEAKRQRVPMPSPERLEKVEKSMDRMDQVIQEREDALRLLQTGQEKERPGEWRHDFLGRVIWYTFREWPIPWFMNQKHKKKRFYYLKNVEPFNRLRLEKYLRSENRRKNRERNRQRKLLKKFPHLAAKPES, from the exons ATGATGGCGATGGCTGCGCTGTGCCGGCGTTTTTCGGGAGTTTTGAGGCTGGCCGGAGTCGCGTCCTCGAG ATTAACCCACCATGTTCTGCAGAAGGAGACAGCGAAAGTGGAGGCCTTCCCTCTCTGCGCGTTGTTGCACACCTCGCGCCCTCTAAAAGGGCTGGAGGAATTTTTCGATGATCCCAAAaactggggagagagagaagttAAATCTG GAGATTCTTGGACAGTAGAACAACTTCGAGGCAAGAGCAGTGAAGATTTGCATAAGCTTTG GTATGTCATGCTAAAGGAGAGAAACATGCTCTTAACCATGGAGCAAGAAGCAAAGCGACAGAGGGTCCCCATGCCAAGCCCGGAGCGGTTAGAAAAG GTAGAAAAGTCTATGGATAGAATGGATCAGGTCATTCAAGAAAGGGAAGATGCTTTGCGGCTCTTACAGACTGGCCAGGAGAAGGAGCGGCCCGGTGAATGGAGACACGACTTCTTGGGGCGCGTCATTTG GTACACTTTCAGGGAATGGCCAATACCGTGGTTTATGAACCAAAAGCACAAGAAGAAACGATTCTACTATTTGAAAAACGTCGAGCCTTTTAACAG GCTCCGTTTGGAAAAATATTTACGGAGTGAAAACAGGAGGAAAAACCgggagagaaacagacagagaaaGCTACTGAAAAAATTCCCTCATCTTGCAGCCAAGCCTGAGAGTTAG